Proteins found in one Synechococcales cyanobacterium CNB genomic segment:
- a CDS encoding DUF1080 domain-containing protein, translating into MRTLIALISLVALASVASATVSPPPGFRSLFNGRDLSGWQGLAGDPPAVAAMSDDKHAEAQAAANEAARTHWTVRDGVLHFDKGWTSLQTVESFGDFELRLEWRIEPGGDSGIYIRGCPQVQIWDNPIGSGGLYNNQREPSGPITVADRPPGEWNEFRIIVLGDRVTVFLNGVLVVNDTTLENYWDRTKPVPASGPVELQAHDTPLQFRNVWVRELDTTPHEPGRMDWWREARFGMFIHWGLYAIPAGVWNGREVPGVGEWIMYHGQISPKDYEPLAARFNPVKFDAREWARLAREAGMRYLVITSKHHDGFCLFDSAYTEYDVIDATPFKRDIMRELADACRAEGIRVGWYHSIMDWHHQDAGGERFPAYADVLRKQVVELLANYGPIDVMWFDGEWIPEWTVEHGVELERLCRAVSPSVIVNNRVGKRGAGMGDMTRTVGDFATPEQTVPATGLPGLDWESCITMNDTWGFKTSDQNWKSAEELLRMVVDIASKGGNLLLNVGPTAEGLIPQPSVDRLHAVGAWLDRNGEAIYGTQASPFRRLPWGRCTRRGETLYLHVFDWPGDGRLVIDGLRNRAGAAWFHADSRRRPLPVERDGERVVIHLPMEPSDQPVTVVVLQIEGEPDVAIAPVRPGPDGVLVLHARDATVEGVHAQYEVGHGKDNIGFWTDPADEVVWDTEVPSGRYSVEVEFACDAGSGGAFVVQVGESRADGRIVPTGSWTKFAILDLGPIGVEQAGVHQVRVRPVRIDGLALMNLRAVRLRPAD; encoded by the coding sequence ATGCGCACGCTCATCGCCCTCATCTCACTCGTCGCACTCGCGTCCGTGGCATCCGCGACGGTCAGCCCGCCGCCCGGGTTCCGGTCGTTGTTCAATGGTCGCGATCTTTCCGGGTGGCAGGGGCTTGCGGGTGATCCGCCAGCCGTCGCCGCGATGAGCGATGACAAGCATGCCGAGGCACAGGCCGCTGCGAACGAGGCCGCTCGGACGCACTGGACCGTGCGCGACGGTGTCCTTCATTTCGACAAGGGCTGGACGAGCCTCCAGACAGTCGAGTCGTTCGGCGACTTCGAACTGCGTCTGGAATGGCGCATCGAACCCGGCGGGGACAGCGGCATCTACATCCGGGGATGCCCGCAGGTGCAGATATGGGACAACCCGATCGGCTCGGGTGGCCTCTACAACAACCAGCGCGAGCCGTCAGGGCCGATCACGGTCGCCGATCGTCCGCCCGGCGAGTGGAACGAGTTCCGCATCATCGTCCTCGGCGATCGAGTGACGGTATTCCTCAACGGCGTGCTCGTCGTGAACGACACGACGCTCGAAAACTACTGGGACCGCACGAAACCAGTTCCCGCGAGCGGACCGGTCGAGCTCCAGGCGCATGACACGCCCCTGCAGTTCCGCAACGTCTGGGTCCGCGAACTGGACACAACCCCTCACGAGCCGGGCCGCATGGACTGGTGGCGGGAGGCCCGCTTCGGCATGTTCATCCACTGGGGTCTATACGCGATCCCCGCGGGCGTCTGGAACGGACGCGAAGTGCCCGGTGTCGGCGAGTGGATCATGTACCACGGCCAGATCAGCCCGAAGGACTACGAGCCGCTGGCCGCCCGGTTCAACCCCGTGAAGTTCGACGCCCGTGAGTGGGCGCGGCTCGCGCGTGAGGCCGGAATGCGCTACCTCGTCATCACGAGCAAGCACCACGACGGCTTCTGTCTCTTCGACTCGGCGTACACCGAGTACGACGTTATCGACGCCACGCCGTTCAAGCGGGACATCATGCGTGAACTCGCGGACGCCTGCCGCGCCGAGGGCATCCGCGTCGGCTGGTATCACTCGATCATGGACTGGCACCACCAGGACGCGGGAGGGGAGCGATTCCCCGCCTACGCCGACGTTCTGCGCAAGCAGGTCGTGGAGCTGCTCGCCAACTACGGACCCATCGACGTCATGTGGTTCGACGGCGAGTGGATTCCCGAGTGGACCGTCGAGCACGGTGTCGAACTCGAACGCCTCTGCAGGGCCGTCAGCCCCTCTGTCATCGTGAACAACCGCGTCGGCAAGCGCGGCGCGGGCATGGGCGATATGACCCGTACCGTCGGCGACTTCGCCACCCCTGAGCAGACCGTGCCGGCGACAGGGCTGCCGGGGCTGGACTGGGAGTCCTGCATCACGATGAACGACACATGGGGCTTCAAGACCAGCGACCAGAACTGGAAGTCCGCCGAGGAACTCCTCCGCATGGTCGTGGATATCGCCAGCAAGGGCGGGAACCTGCTGCTGAACGTCGGCCCGACCGCTGAGGGACTGATCCCGCAGCCGAGCGTGGACCGGCTTCACGCGGTGGGCGCCTGGCTCGATCGCAACGGCGAGGCGATCTACGGCACGCAGGCCAGCCCCTTTCGCCGTTTGCCTTGGGGACGCTGTACACGCCGGGGCGAAACACTCTACCTGCACGTCTTCGATTGGCCCGGCGATGGACGACTCGTGATCGACGGACTGCGAAACCGGGCGGGGGCTGCTTGGTTCCACGCCGATTCTCGCCGCCGTCCCTTGCCCGTGGAACGGGATGGCGAGCGGGTTGTCATCCACCTCCCGATGGAGCCGTCCGACCAGCCTGTGACCGTCGTCGTGCTTCAGATCGAGGGCGAGCCGGATGTGGCGATCGCGCCGGTCAGGCCTGGTCCGGACGGCGTGCTTGTACTCCACGCACGCGATGCGACCGTCGAGGGCGTCCACGCCCAGTATGAGGTCGGCCACGGCAAGGACAACATCGGGTTCTGGACCGATCCGGCTGACGAGGTTGTCTGGGACACGGAAGTGCCATCCGGGCGGTATTCCGTCGAGGTCGAGTTCGCCTGTGATGCCGGGTCTGGCGGTGCGTTTGTCGTGCAAGTGGGGGAGAGCCGAGCCGACGGACGGATCGTGCCTACAGGGTCATGGACGAAGTTTGCGATTCTCGACCTGGGGCCGATCGGCGTCGAGCAAGCCGGGGTTCACCAGGTCCGCGTCCGGCCGGTTCGCATCGACGGCCTTGCCCTGATGAATCTCAGAGCCGTCCGCCTCAGACCTGCCGATTGA
- a CDS encoding Gfo/Idh/MocA family oxidoreductase has protein sequence MMRGQLDGTLFHRTTPWRAERRPRMGSGIDRREFIGFTAGLAAGAALMPAASWARTLGANERIRLGVIGCGGQGRWHVGDYRRRAEADNVVVTRVCDVYRRRLDQAIGTIGGSESSGTLDYREVLDSKDVDAVVIATPDHWHTKIAIEAMEAGKDVFCEKPLSHTIEQAIECRDAVKRTGRVFAVGPQRASDDLTWKARDAIAAGRIGKTVWSQGAVCRNSRDFQFNWGIDRDAGPAASGAGYVWWDRWLGWEHGLAEKIPWNPDHFFRFRKYFAYNGGVATDLMYHVLAPLLLAIRGPDGEYPRRVVAAGGLYIQKDERDIPDTSMVMVDYPSEHTVVLVSVMTNDETPSLAIRGQHGSMEFADGLIVREQRPWFPEFRAANKEFLPEWGMVQDARGRFVPDPPSGEMSYTVAREPRRDTNGNFLDAIRGEAQPNCNAELGCATMVAIKMGVEAYRQNKVFVWDTERQKAVPS, from the coding sequence ATGATGCGGGGGCAACTTGACGGTACGCTGTTCCATCGGACAACCCCTTGGCGGGCGGAACGGAGGCCGAGAATGGGCAGCGGCATCGATCGACGCGAGTTCATCGGATTCACCGCGGGTCTGGCGGCCGGAGCCGCGCTCATGCCCGCGGCCTCGTGGGCACGAACGCTCGGAGCGAACGAGCGCATCCGCCTCGGCGTCATCGGCTGCGGAGGGCAGGGCCGCTGGCACGTCGGCGACTATCGCAGGAGGGCGGAAGCCGACAACGTCGTGGTGACGCGCGTCTGTGACGTGTACCGCAGGCGCCTCGACCAGGCGATCGGCACGATCGGCGGCTCCGAATCCAGCGGCACGCTCGATTACCGAGAGGTGCTGGATTCCAAGGACGTGGACGCGGTGGTCATCGCCACGCCAGACCACTGGCATACAAAGATAGCGATCGAGGCGATGGAGGCCGGCAAGGACGTTTTCTGCGAGAAGCCGCTCTCCCACACAATCGAGCAGGCGATCGAGTGCCGCGACGCCGTGAAGCGCACGGGGCGGGTATTCGCGGTCGGCCCGCAACGTGCGAGCGACGACCTCACCTGGAAGGCGCGTGACGCGATCGCCGCCGGTCGCATCGGCAAGACGGTCTGGAGCCAGGGTGCGGTTTGCCGGAACTCGCGCGACTTCCAGTTCAACTGGGGGATCGACCGAGACGCGGGACCTGCCGCGTCCGGCGCTGGCTATGTGTGGTGGGACCGCTGGCTCGGCTGGGAGCACGGGCTGGCCGAGAAGATCCCGTGGAACCCCGATCACTTCTTCCGTTTCCGCAAGTACTTTGCCTACAACGGCGGCGTGGCGACGGACCTGATGTACCACGTCCTCGCGCCGCTCCTGCTCGCCATCAGGGGGCCGGACGGCGAGTACCCGCGCCGCGTCGTCGCCGCGGGGGGGCTGTACATTCAGAAAGACGAGCGCGACATCCCAGACACCTCGATGGTCATGGTGGATTACCCGAGCGAGCACACCGTCGTGCTCGTGAGCGTGATGACCAACGACGAGACGCCGTCGCTCGCCATCCGCGGGCAGCACGGGTCGATGGAGTTCGCCGACGGGCTGATCGTGCGCGAGCAGCGGCCCTGGTTCCCCGAGTTCCGTGCCGCCAACAAGGAGTTCCTGCCCGAGTGGGGCATGGTGCAGGATGCACGGGGGCGTTTCGTTCCCGACCCACCCAGCGGGGAGATGTCCTACACCGTCGCCCGCGAGCCGCGCCGCGACACCAACGGCAACTTCCTCGACGCGATCCGCGGTGAAGCGCAGCCCAACTGCAACGCCGAGCTGGGCTGCGCGACGATGGTCGCCATCAAGATGGGCGTTGAGGCATACCGGCAGAACAAGGTCTTCGTCTGGGACACCGAGCGGCAGAAGGCCGTTCCGTCCTGA
- a CDS encoding FAD:protein FMN transferase yields the protein MPSRIQVVLCCLCLLTLLLSGCGARPPTVASDRSASEDALTRYEFAQVHMGVECRITLYAGQRESAEKTAALAFQRIADLDACLSDWRLESELNRLSDAAGGPAMPVSEDLYRVLDLARRFSEATGGAFDPTVGPVVRLWRQARREGQLPDRQALEGVLGTVGWQGIELHRDIRSVRLARPGMRLDLGGIGKGFIADRVGEVLRDQGVCCFLVDLGGDLLAGDAPPDRAGWTVVVRTGHGDATTLTVANAGVATSGDTAQFVEIEGVRYSHIVDPRTGLGLTNCIAATVIAPDATTADALASAVCVLGEIEGKAAAVRFAGVSVLVEHAR from the coding sequence ATGCCCTCTCGAATCCAGGTGGTCCTTTGCTGCTTGTGCTTGCTCACGCTGTTGCTCTCGGGTTGCGGTGCCCGGCCGCCCACGGTTGCATCCGATCGCTCGGCATCCGAAGACGCCCTGACTCGATACGAGTTCGCTCAGGTCCACATGGGCGTTGAGTGCAGGATAACGCTCTACGCGGGTCAAAGGGAGTCGGCCGAGAAAACCGCCGCTCTGGCCTTCCAGCGGATCGCGGACCTCGACGCCTGCCTCAGCGACTGGCGGCTCGAAAGCGAGTTGAACCGTCTCAGCGACGCCGCAGGCGGACCTGCCATGCCCGTCAGCGAGGACTTGTACCGGGTTCTGGACCTTGCGCGACGGTTTTCCGAAGCCACAGGGGGAGCATTCGACCCGACCGTCGGTCCGGTCGTACGGCTCTGGAGACAGGCACGCCGAGAGGGTCAACTCCCGGATCGTCAGGCCTTGGAAGGCGTCCTCGGAACCGTGGGATGGCAGGGGATCGAGCTGCACCGCGATATCCGATCGGTGAGGCTGGCTCGCCCCGGCATGAGGCTCGACCTGGGTGGCATCGGTAAGGGCTTCATTGCGGATCGGGTGGGCGAAGTGCTCCGCGACCAAGGTGTCTGCTGCTTTCTTGTTGACCTCGGCGGAGACCTGCTCGCGGGAGATGCACCGCCGGATCGTGCGGGTTGGACGGTCGTGGTCCGGACGGGTCACGGGGATGCCACGACGCTCACCGTGGCCAACGCGGGAGTAGCGACGTCGGGAGATACCGCCCAGTTCGTCGAGATCGAGGGCGTCCGGTACTCCCACATCGTGGACCCGCGAACAGGCCTGGGCCTCACCAACTGCATCGCGGCCACGGTCATCGCCCCTGACGCAACGACCGCCGATGCCCTCGCCTCGGCGGTCTGCGTGCTCGGCGAAATCGAGGGCAAGGCCGCAGCCGTTCGATTCGCCGGAGTCAGCGTCCTAGTCGAGCATGCCCGATGA
- a CDS encoding formylglycine-generating enzyme family protein, which translates to MVRFWNRLTAMLVGCIAASISVAGDPPTPGKPFKQGIEGTTVSFDLVWVPGERDSEGLWVSRTEMPWDVYDVFTYALDRPNPEAPADGVARPTKPYVTMDRGFGHAGFPAMSMSFKNAQAFCDWLSAKSGLHYRLPTEAEWERLCSQGVRSALEKHPLDHLAWHDGNAGYQTRAVGTKAPDALGIHDLLGNVAEWCVTSDGKGVARGGSYRDDAEIVRCDRREEPSPAWNASDPQIPKSVWWLADCPWVGVRVICDPNPKPAPAAAPAERSEK; encoded by the coding sequence ATGGTTCGTTTCTGGAATCGTCTGACTGCGATGCTCGTGGGCTGCATCGCGGCTTCCATAAGCGTCGCGGGGGATCCGCCGACACCCGGCAAACCCTTCAAGCAGGGTATCGAAGGCACCACGGTTTCGTTCGATCTCGTCTGGGTGCCCGGCGAGCGAGACAGCGAAGGCTTGTGGGTCAGCCGGACCGAGATGCCGTGGGACGTGTACGACGTCTTCACCTACGCCCTCGACCGCCCGAACCCGGAAGCGCCGGCGGACGGCGTGGCGCGACCCACGAAACCGTACGTCACGATGGATCGAGGTTTCGGGCACGCGGGCTTCCCGGCGATGTCGATGTCGTTCAAGAACGCGCAGGCCTTCTGCGACTGGCTGAGCGCAAAGTCCGGTCTCCACTACCGCCTGCCGACCGAGGCCGAATGGGAACGGCTCTGCTCCCAAGGTGTCCGTTCCGCACTCGAGAAGCACCCGCTCGACCATCTGGCCTGGCACGACGGAAACGCCGGGTACCAGACCCGCGCGGTCGGCACGAAGGCTCCGGACGCGCTCGGCATCCATGATCTCCTCGGTAACGTCGCCGAGTGGTGTGTGACTTCGGACGGCAAGGGAGTTGCCCGTGGCGGCTCGTACCGCGACGACGCGGAGATCGTCCGCTGCGACCGTCGCGAGGAACCAAGCCCCGCATGGAACGCCAGCGACCCGCAGATTCCCAAGAGCGTCTGGTGGCTCGCGGATTGTCCGTGGGTCGGTGTGCGCGTGATCTGTGATCCGAATCCGAAGCCAGCGCCGGCAGCCGCGCCGGCCGAGAGGAGCGAGAAGTGA
- a CDS encoding Gfo/Idh/MocA family oxidoreductase, with protein MHVSRREFVKTSAAAVAVGALTTPILAHAGGSDRIKIGLIGCGGRGTGAAVQALRADPGVVLWSMSDVFKDRLDACHANLRGAMAALDEEESEGSTRWRDRIEVSEERRFLGFDSYRHVIDSGVDAVLLTSYPCFRAREIAYAIERGKHAFAEKPVAVDGPGLRSVLASAEEARRRNLGLLVGFCWRYNAGMRACLEQVNGGALGRVTTVHTTYHTGTLPRRPRQEGWSDLEFQMRNWWHFTWISGDHIVEQAVHSVDRTAWAMGDLPPARVTCLGGRAARSGPEHGNVFDHFAAVYEYEDGRRAFHTCRQIDHCPGDNTDYVYGTEGSAVVNGWAPTYVVKGLDGAERWRFRGPIKDMYQVEHDELFASIRAGKPINDCTRGANSTLMAIMARMAAYTGQTVSWEQALNSQESLMPAALEWGDLPTPPVAVPGQTKLA; from the coding sequence ATGCACGTGTCGCGACGAGAGTTCGTCAAGACCTCCGCCGCGGCGGTCGCCGTCGGAGCGCTCACCACGCCCATCCTCGCCCACGCGGGCGGGTCGGACCGCATCAAGATCGGGCTGATCGGTTGCGGCGGTCGGGGCACCGGCGCGGCGGTGCAGGCGCTCCGCGCCGACCCCGGCGTCGTGCTCTGGTCGATGAGCGACGTGTTCAAGGACAGGCTCGATGCCTGCCATGCCAACCTGCGTGGCGCGATGGCCGCACTCGACGAAGAGGAGAGCGAGGGAAGCACCCGGTGGCGTGACCGCATCGAAGTCTCTGAAGAGCGCCGCTTCCTCGGGTTCGACTCCTACCGGCACGTCATCGACAGCGGCGTTGACGCCGTGCTTCTCACGTCGTACCCGTGCTTCCGCGCGAGAGAGATCGCCTACGCCATCGAACGCGGCAAGCACGCCTTCGCGGAGAAACCGGTGGCGGTGGACGGGCCGGGCCTGCGTTCGGTGCTCGCCTCGGCGGAAGAAGCAAGGCGCCGCAACCTCGGCCTGCTTGTGGGCTTCTGCTGGCGGTACAACGCCGGCATGAGGGCGTGCTTGGAGCAGGTCAATGGCGGCGCGCTCGGCCGCGTCACCACTGTTCACACCACCTACCACACCGGCACGCTGCCTCGCCGTCCACGACAGGAGGGGTGGAGCGACCTCGAGTTCCAGATGCGGAACTGGTGGCACTTCACCTGGATTTCCGGCGATCACATCGTCGAGCAGGCGGTCCACTCCGTCGATCGCACTGCTTGGGCGATGGGCGACCTACCGCCGGCGCGCGTGACGTGCCTCGGCGGGCGCGCGGCGAGGTCCGGCCCTGAGCACGGCAACGTGTTCGACCACTTCGCCGCCGTCTACGAGTACGAGGACGGACGGAGGGCGTTCCACACCTGCCGTCAGATCGACCATTGCCCCGGCGACAACACCGACTATGTCTACGGCACCGAAGGGTCGGCTGTCGTGAACGGCTGGGCGCCGACCTACGTCGTCAAGGGCCTCGACGGCGCGGAGCGGTGGCGCTTCCGCGGGCCGATCAAGGACATGTACCAGGTGGAGCACGACGAGCTGTTCGCATCAATCCGCGCGGGCAAGCCGATCAACGACTGCACGCGAGGGGCGAACAGCACGCTGATGGCCATCATGGCCCGGATGGCGGCGTACACCGGGCAGACCGTGTCGTGGGAGCAGGCGTTGAACTCGCAGGAGTCGCTCATGCCGGCCGCTCTCGAATGGGGCGACCTGCCGACCCCACCTGTCGCCGTGCCAGGACAGACCAAACTCGCCTGA
- a CDS encoding sugar phosphate isomerase/epimerase yields the protein MSRREFVKTSAAAAAAFAASPAIARTQVRPERARLRKALKYGMIVEGSSVIEKFRIARESGFEGVEMDSPGGPPADEVRRASEETGLEVPGVVDSVHWRQTLGDPDAEVRAQGRAALEQAISDCKAYGGTSVLLVPAVVNKRIAYADAYQRSQEEIRRVLPLASELGITVSFENVWNHFLLSPIEAARYVDEFESPKVGWHFDVGNIVNYGWPEHWIRTLGKRITRLDIKEFSRRKRDEEGLWKGFAVEIGEGDCDWPAVMAALGDIGYEGWAAAEVGGGDAERLRDIASRMDRVFTGG from the coding sequence ATATCCCGGCGTGAGTTCGTCAAGACCTCTGCGGCCGCGGCAGCGGCGTTTGCCGCCTCGCCCGCGATCGCTCGAACGCAGGTCCGACCCGAACGTGCGCGGCTTCGCAAGGCACTCAAGTACGGCATGATCGTGGAAGGGTCGAGCGTCATCGAGAAGTTCCGCATCGCCCGAGAGAGCGGCTTCGAAGGCGTGGAGATGGACTCGCCCGGAGGGCCGCCCGCCGACGAGGTTCGCCGCGCCAGCGAGGAGACGGGGTTGGAGGTGCCTGGCGTCGTCGATTCGGTGCACTGGAGGCAGACGCTCGGCGATCCGGACGCGGAAGTGCGCGCGCAGGGACGGGCCGCGCTCGAACAGGCGATCAGCGACTGCAAGGCCTACGGCGGCACGTCGGTGCTGCTGGTGCCCGCCGTCGTCAACAAGCGCATCGCCTACGCGGACGCCTATCAGCGGTCGCAGGAGGAGATCCGGCGCGTGCTGCCACTGGCGTCGGAACTCGGGATCACGGTCTCGTTCGAGAACGTCTGGAACCACTTTCTGCTCAGCCCGATCGAGGCGGCGCGGTACGTCGACGAGTTCGAGTCACCGAAGGTCGGCTGGCACTTCGATGTCGGGAACATCGTGAACTACGGCTGGCCCGAGCACTGGATCCGCACGCTCGGCAAACGCATCACTCGTCTCGACATCAAGGAGTTCAGCCGCCGCAAGCGTGACGAGGAGGGGTTGTGGAAGGGTTTCGCCGTTGAGATCGGCGAGGGGGACTGCGACTGGCCCGCCGTCATGGCGGCGCTCGGCGACATCGGCTACGAGGGCTGGGCAGCAGCAGAAGTCGGCGGAGGCGACGCGGAACGGCTTCGGGACATTGCGTCGAGAATGGATCGCGTGTTTACTGGTGGATGA
- a CDS encoding Gfo/Idh/MocA family oxidoreductase, with the protein MSAYTRREFVKTSAAVTAAAAMAPLAAGHGFFARGSDTIRVGVIGCGGRGTGAAFNAIEAAPNTTIVALADVMPDRVESCRSELARLGDRVQVSDDRCFTGFDAYERLIRDGGVDCVILATPPHFRPAHLAAAVVAGKHVFMEKPVAVDPAGVRSVLASAMLAERKGLSIVAGTQRRHEACYLQAMERVNAGALGRIVHASCCWNQGGLWVHDRKPAWTDMEWQLRNWLYFTWLSGDHIVEQHVHNLDVVNWAIGETPARCTALGGRQARTDPKFGHIYDHFAVEYEYPSGATVLSMCRQIDGTPPRVEERIFGAEGKAVTRPGFAVIEGANAWRFRGDNPSPYVQEHVDLVASIVNGSGRNEAKTVAESTLTAIMGRMAAYTGQEVTWEQALNSKLDLTPPSYEFGPLPTPEVAIPGRTPLV; encoded by the coding sequence ATGAGCGCGTACACGAGGCGGGAGTTCGTCAAGACGTCGGCGGCGGTGACGGCAGCGGCCGCGATGGCTCCGCTCGCGGCAGGACACGGGTTCTTCGCACGCGGGTCGGACACTATCCGCGTCGGTGTCATCGGATGCGGCGGACGTGGCACGGGCGCGGCGTTCAACGCCATCGAAGCCGCGCCGAACACCACCATCGTCGCCCTCGCCGACGTGATGCCCGACAGGGTCGAGTCATGCCGAAGCGAACTCGCGAGACTCGGCGATCGCGTGCAGGTCTCTGACGACCGCTGCTTCACGGGGTTCGACGCCTATGAGCGTCTCATCCGTGACGGTGGCGTGGATTGCGTGATCCTCGCCACGCCTCCCCACTTCCGCCCGGCGCACCTGGCCGCCGCGGTTGTCGCGGGCAAGCACGTCTTCATGGAGAAGCCGGTCGCCGTCGACCCGGCGGGCGTGCGATCGGTCCTGGCGTCCGCGATGCTCGCCGAGCGCAAAGGCCTGAGCATCGTGGCGGGCACGCAGCGTCGCCACGAGGCCTGCTACCTCCAGGCGATGGAGCGAGTCAACGCCGGAGCCCTCGGGCGAATCGTCCACGCTTCGTGCTGCTGGAACCAGGGCGGCCTGTGGGTCCACGACCGCAAGCCGGCATGGACAGACATGGAGTGGCAACTGCGCAACTGGCTTTACTTCACATGGCTCTCGGGCGACCACATCGTCGAGCAGCACGTCCACAACCTCGACGTGGTGAACTGGGCCATCGGCGAGACGCCGGCCCGCTGCACCGCGCTTGGCGGGCGCCAGGCACGCACCGACCCGAAGTTCGGCCACATCTACGACCACTTCGCGGTCGAGTACGAGTACCCCTCCGGAGCAACCGTGCTGAGCATGTGCCGCCAGATCGACGGCACGCCGCCGCGGGTCGAGGAACGCATCTTCGGCGCGGAAGGCAAGGCGGTAACACGCCCCGGCTTCGCTGTCATCGAAGGTGCGAACGCCTGGCGGTTCCGTGGCGACAACCCAAGCCCCTACGTTCAGGAACACGTCGATCTCGTCGCGTCGATCGTGAACGGGTCGGGTCGCAACGAGGCAAAGACCGTTGCCGAATCCACGCTCACGGCCATCATGGGTCGGATGGCCGCGTACACCGGGCAGGAGGTGACGTGGGAGCAGGCTCTGAACAGCAAACTGGACCTGACGCCCCCGAGTTACGAGTTCGGGCCGCTGCCCACGCCAGAGGTCGCCATTCCCGGACGCACGCCGCTCGTCTGA
- a CDS encoding TIM barrel protein gives MERREFLASTVAAGAAIASVATGSTMTTTSAPAGRRAPFKLKYAPHQGMFRHHAPDGILDELRFMADQGFTAFEDNGMMGRPADEQEKIGSLLRELGMTMGVFVASPSTAWRPSFVRANKDDREQFLAECRQAVDVARRCGAKWMTVVPGTLEPRLEMGYQTANVIDQLRFACEIFEPHGLVMVLEPLNPWRDHPNMYLSKIPQAFEVCRAVNSPACKILFDIYHQQITEGNLIPNIDLAWSEVAYFQVGDNPGRAEPGTGEINYRNVFRHIHRKGFEGVVGMEHGNSRPGTEGEQAVIDAYRAADGF, from the coding sequence ATGGAACGCCGGGAGTTTCTCGCATCGACGGTCGCGGCCGGCGCGGCCATCGCGTCAGTCGCGACAGGAAGCACCATGACCACAACCAGTGCACCCGCGGGCCGGCGCGCCCCCTTCAAACTGAAGTACGCGCCGCACCAGGGCATGTTCAGGCACCATGCCCCCGATGGCATCCTCGACGAACTCCGCTTCATGGCGGACCAGGGCTTCACGGCCTTCGAGGACAACGGCATGATGGGGCGGCCCGCCGACGAGCAGGAGAAGATCGGCTCGCTGCTGCGAGAACTCGGCATGACGATGGGCGTCTTCGTCGCCAGCCCGTCAACGGCGTGGCGGCCTTCGTTCGTCCGCGCCAACAAGGACGACCGGGAGCAGTTTCTTGCCGAATGCCGCCAGGCCGTTGACGTCGCCCGGCGCTGCGGGGCGAAGTGGATGACGGTCGTGCCCGGCACGCTCGAACCACGGCTGGAGATGGGATACCAGACGGCCAACGTGATCGACCAGTTGCGCTTCGCGTGCGAGATTTTTGAGCCGCACGGGCTGGTGATGGTGCTCGAACCGCTCAACCCCTGGCGCGACCACCCCAACATGTATCTCTCGAAGATTCCGCAGGCGTTCGAGGTCTGTCGGGCCGTGAACTCGCCCGCGTGCAAGATTCTGTTCGATATCTACCACCAGCAGATCACGGAGGGGAACCTGATCCCGAACATCGATCTGGCATGGAGCGAGGTTGCGTACTTCCAGGTCGGCGACAACCCCGGCCGCGCCGAGCCGGGCACGGGCGAGATCAACTACCGCAACGTCTTCCGCCACATCCACCGCAAGGGCTTCGAGGGCGTGGTCGGCATGGAGCACGGCAACAGCCGCCCCGGCACGGAGGGGGAGCAGGCCGTCATCGATGCCTACCGGGCGGCCGACGGGTTCTGA